Part of the Pirellulales bacterium genome is shown below.
AAATTGGAATGCGGTTGGGCGCCACAACCCTGCTGATACTTGACGCAGCAGAGTTGCCCGCACCGACTCGACCGAGCCCGCACAAGAGCGGCAGGCACTGCCTTCTGCATCTATCGGATCTGCACTTTGGGAAAGACTATGCTTACCTGCCTCCAGGCAAGACCCCAGAAATTGGTGATACCAGACAGACGTTGACGCATTGTATCGTGAAGGACCTTGCCCGACTTGAACTCCAGGATGACATTGGACTTGTGATTATCTCCGGTGACTTCACAACCGGCGGTGACTGGACTGATGTAACACGCAATTCGATTCTCAAGGAGGTCGAGAACCTCTTGGCGGCCCTGAAGCTTAGCAAGGACGCTCTGCTGGCGATTCCGGGAAACCATGACGTAGTGCGTTACCCGGAAGGAGCAAATATCGACGTGGCAATGCTCGCGGTGGACCGACAGACGCGTAAGGAGCACGAAACTACATTCCGGGTATTTCAGGAAGAACTGACGGGCCGGCGGTGGAACGAACCACTGACGTATTCGTCTCGATTCACACTGGACAACGTTGAAATAGACGTCCGTGCCTTAAACTCCTGCAACATCGTGCCAACAAAGTGGACCGAGTACGGCTATGTGGGAATCGACGGATTGGACGTATTGTCAGAGAATCACGGCAGCTCAAGCGGCTTGCCTGTTCTTAAGATCTTAGCCATCCATCACCACTTACTCCCAACTATAGGTGTCGAAGCCCCCAACAAGCAAGGTGTTTCCCTCACCCTCGATGCTGTCGAACTCCTTGACTCAGCCCAGATGAATGGTGTGGACTTGATCCTTCATGGGCACCAACATAGGGCTAGAATTTCACAGTACGCGTCTCTACCGTTCATGAACGGCGATGTACGTCAGCCAATGATTATCGTGTCAGGGGGAAGTGCTGGAGCCAAAGCGGATCGCCTTCCTGGATCGGACCGAAACACTTATTCCGTTTTCGAGATCCAGCCATCGGAAATCCATCTCTGGCTCAGAGAGCTTCGTTTTGACGCTCAAGAAGGAGCAATGCTGTTTGATGGGCCGTTGCCAATACACCCATCCTGACCGTCCATGGCTGAGATTTGCAGTGTTCCACTCGCGCCGTTCGCCAATGCCACACCCGGATTCACGGACTGGTAATAAAACACAAGGTAAAACCGTCATAAGCCTCGGCCGACCAAGGACAGGCCCACTTGTGCGTGCTTGGACGCGGCGTTCGTGACTGCGTTGGCGGCATTTAGACGGCCGACACGCGATATCAGCCCTCCTGCCCTAATTAGCGCGCGGCTTGGCGATGCTGCGAACGAAGTGGTCGAATTGTTCGTCGTGGTGATTGCCATCGGCAGTTCCCGCCGTGAAAGCGACAAATAGTCGTTTATTCCCGATCTGGATGATGTAATTCACCTGCCGTACCGCAACGCCCCGCTCCATATTCGTATGAATTATTTTGACCATTTCCTTGCAGTCCTCGGCAACCACTAACTCGCTTGACTCCAGCTTGTAGTTCTGAAGCGCGTTCGGCAAATCCCGCTCATATTTAGTCTTCAGCTCGGACAGCGTGCTTGTACCGTGCTGGTCTCTGATAACGATATTCGGTCTCCGCCCTTTTTCGCCGGGCAGCGTGATTTCGTTGTAGGTTAACTTCAAGTCCTGAGTCTGCAGCCAATCACGTGGCAGCAAGTAGATCACTTCTTTCGATCGATCAAGGCGCCAGCGCGGGCCAGGGTAGTATGGATCACTGAGATTAAGTTCTAAAGATGGCAGCGCTTTGTTTAAAGCGTCTACACCCGCCTTTGTAAGACCATGAAGATCGAGCCCAAGGCGCGTAAGTCCCCGAAACCGCGTGAACTTCGGTACACACTCGTCCGTGAAGTTGCGGCCCTTTAGACGAAGACTTTGCGGTGTCTACAGATCGACGAATGCGTCGAGCGCGGCGGCTGTTAAGTCCTTATCAGAAACGCTCAACTCCCGGAGCCGCGGCAGCGTGGCCAAGCTCTTCAATCCTCCATCGGTAACGTCGCAGTCGCTGATTGTTAAAAACATTACGTTTTCGCAGCCGCGGAGCAGCGACAGGTCGTCGTCCGTCAGCGGGACACGCGTGAAGCTGAGCGCCAGATTCTGCTGAATAGGCTTCAATGTCGCCAAAAGTTCAGTAGCTGCCGCCCACGACTTCTTCTCGAACGCGATCTCGACATAGTCGATCCGCCCATGAGCGGTTAAGTCGAGCACGGCGTTCTTTGCGACCCGCACCCCGCGCGCCTTTAGCGCGGCGAGAATCGTCGCGTCCGAATCACTCGGTAACTGCTCGGCGAGGGTGCCACGTGCCGTGACGATGAACGCCACAAATAGCAGTAATCGAATCGTGGACCATTTCATGGTGAAAATCGACTCAATCGACCCCCCGGGTTCTTTTGATCTTGCAGTATCACTGTCGGCCCGCAATGCGTCGAAGTCAATCGGAAGTGTCGACCGGTCTTGCGCGCAGATGTCGAACCGACACTGGCCACTTCTGCTTCTCGTAACTCGTGCGAACGGCAGTTGATTCGCGAGAACACGGAAGAACCACCGATTTTTTGGAGGCTGTCGGCACTAGGTCATGCATCGGTGACCGCGTGATTTAGCTGACGCGTCGACACGCGCAGCAGCGCATCCAGCTTGCTCGCAGCCTCGATGCCCATCGTCGGCAAGACGTGACTGTACGTATCCAAAGTTATGCCGATCTGCGAATGTCCAAGGCGTTCTTGCACAACCTTCGGGTGCACACCTGCTGCGAGGAGCAACGATGCCGACGTGTGCCGCAGGTCGTGGAACCTCATGTCGGGCAGCTTCGCCCTTTTGAGGAGCGGTTTGAACTCGTCGAAATGAAAGTGGCTTCGCCTTAGCGGGCCGCCTGTCGAGTTGCAGAAAACCCATGGACTTTCCTCGAACCCCTGAGCGATCAACTTTAATCGATGCGCCCTAAGTGCTTCGACGGCGCTTTGCGGCAGGTCGATCCGGCGACGGCTCTTGTCTGTCTTTGGCTCGGTCAACGTCAGCTTGCCTTTCAGTTCCATCAGCGTATGGCGGACGTGCAACCTCGCGTTTTTCAGATCGACGTTCCTCCACTGCAAGGCGAAAATCTCCCCCATCCGCATTCCGGTGCCGATCGCCAAAACAAACAAGGCGTAAAGCCTGTCACCCTCGGCCGTCTGCAGTAGCGTTTGAACCTGCTCGGCCGATAGCGCCGCCACCTCGGTCTTCGCCACACGCGGAGGATCTACGGCGTCGCAGACGTTTCGTATCACCAGACCCCATCGAAGCGCCTGTTTCAGCGCACGCCGAAGCACAGCGTGCGTCAGCTGCCTCAAACGCGGACTTTTGCCATCCCGTTCCATGTCCGAGTAAAGGGACTGCACGTGGATCGGGCTCAATTTGGTGAGCATGACGCCACCGATCCGGGGCGTAATGTGATTGTCGATCACGCTTCGGTAACTGTCATGCGTCGTGGCCCGCACAGTTGGCCGGGCGGCGTCTTCGAGCCAACGCTCGAGAAACGTCGACAACCGAAC
Proteins encoded:
- a CDS encoding site-specific integrase, with the protein product MRKRRGNGEGSIYQRADGRWCATYSVGYAPNGRRRRQTLFGDCKQGVQDQLSGARSKMLEGAVAEPTKVRLSTFLERWLEDAARPTVRATTHDSYRSVIDNHITPRIGGVMLTKLSPIHVQSLYSDMERDGKSPRLRQLTHAVLRRALKQALRWGLVIRNVCDAVDPPRVAKTEVAALSAEQVQTLLQTAEGDRLYALFVLAIGTGMRMGEIFALQWRNVDLKNARLHVRHTLMELKGKLTLTEPKTDKSRRRIDLPQSAVEALRAHRLKLIAQGFEESPWVFCNSTGGPLRRSHFHFDEFKPLLKRAKLPDMRFHDLRHTSASLLLAAGVHPKVVQERLGHSQIGITLDTYSHVLPTMGIEAASKLDALLRVSTRQLNHAVTDA
- a CDS encoding metallophosphoesterase, coding for MRGSVVLVDRSTRSAFHAEFLQATRDGAQVDDERIPPYYQAFKQSVSGWFLLTSINTVQYDAKIGMRLGATTLLILDAAELPAPTRPSPHKSGRHCLLHLSDLHFGKDYAYLPPGKTPEIGDTRQTLTHCIVKDLARLELQDDIGLVIISGDFTTGGDWTDVTRNSILKEVENLLAALKLSKDALLAIPGNHDVVRYPEGANIDVAMLAVDRQTRKEHETTFRVFQEELTGRRWNEPLTYSSRFTLDNVEIDVRALNSCNIVPTKWTEYGYVGIDGLDVLSENHGSSSGLPVLKILAIHHHLLPTIGVEAPNKQGVSLTLDAVELLDSAQMNGVDLILHGHQHRARISQYASLPFMNGDVRQPMIIVSGGSAGAKADRLPGSDRNTYSVFEIQPSEIHLWLRELRFDAQEGAMLFDGPLPIHPS